The Primulina huaijiensis isolate GDHJ02 chromosome 10, ASM1229523v2, whole genome shotgun sequence region NNNNNNNNNNNNNNNNNNNNNNNNNNNNNNNNNNNNNNNNNNNNNNNNNNNNNNNNNNNNNNNNNNNNNNNNNNNNNNNNNNNNNNNNNNNNNNNNNNNNNNNNNNNNNNNNNNNNNNNNNNNNNNNNNNNNNNNNNNNNNNNNNNNNNNNNNNNNNNNNNNNNNNNNNNNNNNNNNNNNNNNNNNNNNNNNNNNNNNNNNNNNNNNNNNNNNNNNNNNNNNNNNNNNNNNNNNNNNNNNNNNNNNNNNNNNNNNNNNNNNNNNNNNNNNNNNNNNNNNNNNNNNNNNNNNNNNNNNNNNNNNNNNNNNNNNNNNNNNNNNNNNNNNNNNNNNNNNNNNNNNNNNNNNNNNNNNNNNNNNNNNNNNNNNNNNNNNNNNNNNNNNNNNNNNNNNNNNNNNNNNNNNNNNNNNNNNNNNNNNNNNNNNNNNNNNNNNNNNNNNNNNNNNNNNNNNNNNNNNNNNNNNNNNNNNNNNNNNNNNNNNNNNNNNNNNNNNNNNNNNNNNNNNNNNNNNNNNNNNNNNNNNNNNNNNNNNNNNNNNNNNNNNatatatatatatatatatataattgctaAGATGGCCGACAAAATATGAAAGCCATTTTGGAGAAATATTCGATAATAACGCACTGAACAAAAACAGTGCAGATTCCAATGTGCAATATCTGTGATCACCCTTTAATAATGTACCTAAAGAAAGAGAGGCTGTTTCTGAAACTACTAAGAACACAAAATTTTATAGTTTCTTTTATCAAGAAAAAAGGATATCGCCCACAATAATATGTAGACAAGAAATGCGACTTACGGGCGGACAGTTGATCTTGAAAATCCCAGTACTTGGCGATTTGAATTGCAGAAACGGATTCGTGCTTGGGACTAATAAGATTTGGCGAAAATTGCAACTTCATCTGCTGGATTGCCAGTCATCAAGCATTTCTTGGTTCCCGTAGGCTGTTCAAAAGGGAAACATCTAATAGTCGCCCCCGTTTCTTCTTTCACCTTTTGTTCATCTTTGTCGCTGTATACACAAATAAAGTAATAAAGATCGTCTGACATTGGATGCGCCAGAGTTACAAGGGAATTAAATGCATCTTGTGTTATGAGGCATATAATTTTAGATAGTGGTGCTAGAGTACCTGGCTGACCAAGGGCCCCTAGCCCATTTTCCTTGAGCTATTGCCTCTTTCAGTTCGTTGTAAGAAACCACGTCGATAATGTTGCTAGAAATGAAATTCTTTTGGTCAGAAGCAAGCAACAATAGTATCATCATGATGTACCCAAAATTTGAACGAATGTTCTGAGCTTCTAGAGCGTTAATGGTTAACATATATGATCGGTGTTGGCCTTTTTCCCTCTATTAAGTCAAAACTTTGCAATATTATGTAAATGCAGcgagattttattattactGCAGTAAAATAGTTATCAGGTAGAATCAAATAGACTAGGAGTTTCTTTGCCTCGACGGTTTCTTTTTCCAGGAGATATTAGACCGTAAAAAATTTGCTCACTCACCTATCTCGGAATGATGTCGCTCGTTCTAGAAGTGAGGATTGGACATCATCCAACTTGCTTTTTACATAAGCCACCAAAGTTGAAGATTCCATGGATATACCGAATTCTTTTCCTTGTTTTCCAGGAATATCTCTTCTAGAAACAACCACACTCCCACTCAAAACATCTCGAGGACCAATTTCAATCCTCAGAGGTACCCCCTAATGAAAGTAAAAAGAGCCTTAACAGAGTCTCATATATACCACTATAATGTAGTATTATAGAGTGAAACAACATGATATGACTCAGTGGAACTTACCTTCATTTCCCAAAAGTTGAACTTCCACCCAGGTGTTCTCTGCTCTGAGTCATCAACTTTAACCTTGATTCCGGCAGCTTGAAGAATTTCTCTCGCAGATGAGGCAGCATTTAAAACTCCTGCTTTCTCATCGGGCTTCTTCCAGATTGGAACTATCATAACCTAAAAGTACAcattattaaaaatttgaaactcTCTATTAGTATGTGCAGAACACCATTAGTTGGGCGTCTATATCACATATACAAATGCAAAAGGTTCATCACATAGTCAtgaattttgttcaaacattaATTTTAGCAGTACTGGGGTACTGGCACAAATGTATTCAGTCTTAGAAAAGATATCAGTGAAGTCCTTCAAATGTACCTGCACAGGTGCTAGATTTGGAGGAAGCATCAAGCCAATGTCATCTCCATGCGTCATAATTATACCACCAACAAACCTGGTGCTAATTGCCCATGATGTCTGCCATACATGTTGCCTTTGTCCATTCTCATCAGTGAACTGTACAGGTACACAGTTTATTAGATCAATAAACTTATCAACACATTGTTATCCTGCACACATATTGAGAAAGGTCACAAGTTTAAAGTTCTTAACAGTAAATGCTACTGACCTGTGTTCCAAATGCACGAGAAAAATTCTGCCCAAGGTTGTGACTTGTTCCAGCCTGCAAAGCCTTCCGATCTCCCATCATTGCTTCAATGGTATAGGTCTTTGAAGCACCTGCAAATGTCTCCATCTTTGATTTACGACCTGCAATAACTGGTATTGCAGCTTCCTCATAAGCGAATTTGATATATACGTCAATCATTTGTAACGCCTGCAGTTCAGTGGACGAGTTGGTTAAATGAAAGTGCAAAGAGTTTGAGCTATATGAACATTTCtttgaacaaaaagaattaaCCTCCTTTTCTGCCTCTTCTGGAGTGGCATGAGCCGTGTGACCCTCCTGCCAAAGAAATTCAAGAGTTCTGACAAATGGTTTAGTACGCATCTCCCACCTTGTCACATTTACCCACTGAAACATATTAAACATGCGACATAAAAATCAACAAGTGATATTCCTACatgttataaattaataaagaaaTGGAACACGAGGCACTACCTGATTGATCATAAGTGGAAGATCACGGTAACTATGGATCCATTGAGTGAACATGTGGTTTACAATTGTTTCACTAGTAGGTCGAACCTGCCATAACCTCAACAGGGGCAAAAATCAAAAAGTAAACACAGGTTCACACCAGCAAATgaatattgattaatttttcaaaaaaaccaAATGTGAAAAATGCAAGGGAAAGAGGGCAACAAGTCTATTTACCACAAGCTTTTCTTCTAGCTCCTTCCCTCCTCCAATTGTAACAAGAGCTAATTCTGGACTAAAACCTTCAACATGGCTAGCTTCTTTCTCAATGAATGAATATGGTATAAACTGCAATAATCATGGTCACCAAACATCAGAACCGAGAAAATCCTTGTCACAGTAACCGCTTAATTTAACAAAAGATGTCTTCTTTCACATATGTTTCAGCAAAAGCAATGACTCATAGGCTCAAGCCCCTGTAATGAGTCAAGAAAGCCTTCCAGTCGCTTCTCAAGAGCTAAAAAACGTTTAGCCTTAAATTATGTATGTGATACAACTTAGTTCAACCAAAACACTGTAGCTAACACTTATCCAAACAAACCAATAAATTCAGTAGACTAATGTGAATAACTTCAAATGTGACACCGCTAACAAGAAGAAAATACTCATCATTCACCAACAAAGAAGGAGGCTAGTTGATTCCATGCCACAAGAAACCACCAAAAATTCCAGATACTAACTAAAACCGCATCAAATACTCGAGTTTAATGATGAAAGAAGTATGAACTCACCTGGGGGAAATACATATTACTATGACCAGTCTCCTTAAACTTCACATTCAAATACTCCTGCATCCATCAAAACACGGCAATTAGCAAAAGATCAAAACTTTTCACTTATGAAGCCtcaatatgaaaaataaaacctGAATCGCCTCCCAGATGGCGTAACCGTAGGGGCGAATAACCATGGTTCCACGGACAGGGCCATAATCAGCTAGCTCCGCATTAGCAATTATGTCCAAATACCAAGCATTGAAGTCCTGCGAGCGAGGGGTAATAACCCGCTCCTTTTCCTGCTGAAGTTTGGGCTTTTGCGAGCCATCTTTGACTTCGGAAGGAGTCGCGAGTTCTTTCTGAGCGGTGCTGCTTTGGGAGGAGAAATTCGACGCGGTGATGCGACGGAGTGGCAGGCGTATCCGACGGCAGGGGTGACAGCGAGGAATCACCGCCGCGGCGGCGGAGGAGAATGAAGTGAGGGAAGGGAGTCGAAGAGCACCCATTTGGTGGTGGCGCTGTATAATTAGAGATGAGAGGTCTTCATATGTCGTTGCCATTTTGATCAGattctctctttcttttcttatttttcctaaatctcaatttaaatataataatatttataaaactatatttttcagggaaaaaaaatttctcattaaagatttttttctatctaaataaaatatattttaaattattagtgtttattataatatatttttggatATTAGTTTAAAATTGTCGAAACTGAATTGAGTTGAATACATgtcaatttattttgtttttagatGCTTAATTGGATCACttacaaatttttatataacTGTTACTGTTTTTATAAATAGATGTCACAGGGGAGAACTTGAAATAATCAAATGTAGATAAAAATAGATGAACCGTCAATCACCTATTACAAAGGAAAAGGTATAGCAAATAAGTTAAAGGGATTTAGTATgcacaaaaaattttgtgatattatcttacgagtcaattttgtgagatagatctcttatttgagtcattcgtaaaaaatattatttttttatgccaaaagtattacttatttATACAATTTTGCATGCAGACTGTAGCGTTTATGTGAGTTTCATACatttattgatttgaattgTGATGCGGGAAATATAATGACTAGCCAAATCAAGGGATTTGGTTAGTCCTTCAAATTATGAGATCGGTTATTTGAATGGTCTTTTGATCCTATGTCTCATCTAACAAAATAGAAATCTAATTAATGATCTTCTCGGGGCTGTCACACGAACGAACGTAAGAGACATTGAGGATTACCCGACGAAAACTCTCTGACACTCAAGTCACCTATCACCTCAAAATATGTTAAAAAGGAAAGAGTTTTTGGAACTCAAAGTCACTTGCCTCCAATGATCCAAAGTACAAGGTATTTATAGAGATTTGAAGTAAGGCAAAAGGCAAAAGGCAAAAGGCAAGTAGGGCTTTTAAAGAGAATATCACTAATTG contains the following coding sequences:
- the LOC140986771 gene encoding proline--tRNA ligase, chloroplastic/mitochondrial-like isoform X1, with protein sequence MATTYEDLSSLIIQRHHQMGALRLPSLTSFSSAAAAVIPRCHPCRRIRLPLRRITASNFSSQSSTAQKELATPSEVKDGSQKPKLQQEKERVITPRSQDFNAWYLDIIANAELADYGPVRGTMVIRPYGYAIWEAIQEYLNVKFKETGHSNMYFPQFIPYSFIEKEASHVEGFSPELALVTIGGGKELEEKLVVRPTSETIVNHMFTQWIHSYRDLPLMINQWVNVTRWEMRTKPFVRTLEFLWQEGHTAHATPEEAEKEVNSFCSKKCSYSSNSLHFHLTNSSTELQALQMIDVYIKFAYEEAAIPVIAGRKSKMETFAGASKTYTIEAMMGDRKALQAGTSHNLGQNFSRAFGTQFTDENGQRQHVWQTSWAISTRFVGGIIMTHGDDIGLMLPPNLAPVQVMIVPIWKKPDEKAGVLNAASSAREILQAAGIKVKVDDSEQRTPGWKFNFWEMKGVPLRIEIGPRDVLSGSVVVSRRDIPGKQGKEFGISMESSTLVAYVKSKLDDVQSSLLERATSFRDSNIIDVVSYNELKEAIAQGKWARGPWSASDKDEQKVKEETGATIRCFPFEQPTGTKKCLMTGNPADEVAIFAKSY
- the LOC140986771 gene encoding proline--tRNA ligase, chloroplastic/mitochondrial-like isoform X2, with protein sequence MATTYEDLSSLIIQRHHQMGALRLPSLTSFSSAAAAVIPRCHPCRRIRLPLRRITASNFSSQSSTAQKELATPSEVKDGSQKPKLQQEKERVITPRSQDFNAWYLDIIANAELADYGPVRGTMVIRPYGYAIWEAIQEYLNVKFKETGHSNMYFPQFIPYSFIEKEASHVEGFSPELALVTIGGGKELEEKLVVRPTSETIVNHMFTQWIHSYRDLPLMINQWVNVTRWEMRTKPFVRTLEFLWQEGHTAHATPEEAEKEALQMIDVYIKFAYEEAAIPVIAGRKSKMETFAGASKTYTIEAMMGDRKALQAGTSHNLGQNFSRAFGTQFTDENGQRQHVWQTSWAISTRFVGGIIMTHGDDIGLMLPPNLAPVQVMIVPIWKKPDEKAGVLNAASSAREILQAAGIKVKVDDSEQRTPGWKFNFWEMKGVPLRIEIGPRDVLSGSVVVSRRDIPGKQGKEFGISMESSTLVAYVKSKLDDVQSSLLERATSFRDSNIIDVVSYNELKEAIAQGKWARGPWSASDKDEQKVKEETGATIRCFPFEQPTGTKKCLMTGNPADEVAIFAKSY